AGCtccgtcccctccccccctgATCATTTTTGGTTGCCGACCCCATCAGCGCACCGGCCGACAGGTCAACACTTCCACAATGGGAGGCGCTGTGTCATTCTGCCTCCAGAAGCTCAACAAGGTGAGCGAGGTGGAGTACAGGCCCTACAAGGAGTATGCCAGCTATGGCGAGCAGAGTGTCCCGGTGAAAGGCAGCGATGATTCTGGCCGCTCCATGATCTACCGTATGTCGAACACAAGCGAAGAGGAGTTGAAACGCCTGCGCGACGAGTGGTACGCGGGTGGCTCTTGCCTCTCCGTTCTCGAAAGACTCTGCAAGGAGCGCGGCAAGCGCACATGCCTGGCCTACCGGAAGCTGAAGACCATCGAGAAGAACGAGACCACCACCAGTGACGGCCGCAAGAAAGTGCTGGAGACGTACGTCTTTGAGCCGGAGCGGAGGACGATGAGCTACACCCTCTTCTGGCAGAATATCGTCGACTTCGGCCGCGGTCTCCACGAGATCGGCCTCACGAAGGGCAACACCGTCTCCATCTACGAGGAGACCCGCTGGCAGTGGCTGTGCACCATGTACAGCTGCTGGTCGCAGGGCCTCCTCGTGTCCACTGTGTACGCCAACCTCGGTGAAGACGCTCTCCAGTACGCCTTGGACGAAGCTCAGTGCAACGCGATTGTGTGCAACGGCTCCAAGGTGAAGGACGTGCTCGCGATGTTCAAGGTGATCGAGGCGCCCAAGGGCACCAAAGTCATCTACCTCGATGAGTTGCCGCCCTCGGTGACGTCCGAGGAGTACGATCTGTACGCGTGGAGCGACGTGGTGGCGCGCGGCAAGAAGAGCGAGGCCAGCTGCCGCATCCCGAGTGGCGCCGAGAGCAAGGATGAGCTCGCGCTCATCATGTACAcgagcggcaccaccggcaaCCCGAAGGGCgtcatgcacacgcacggcagcCTCTACTGCGGCTGCATGACGATCAGTCAGCGGATCAACGACCTGCTAGGGAAGATGAAGGAGCAGGAGTGGTACTGCTCGTacctccccctcgcccacATCATGGAACTCGCCGTCACATCGGTGCTCATGATGCGCGGCGTCATCATCGGCTACGGCAGCCCGCGCACATTGTTGGACACCTTCGCCAAGCCGTGCGGCGACCTGACCACGTACCGGCCGCTCGTCTTTGTCGCTGTCCCACGTGTATTTGATAGCATGAAGAGGGCCGTAGAGGAGAAGCTGCCGCCTCCGGGGTCGCTCAAGCGCAAGATCTTCGACAAGGCCTATGAGGCGCGCCTCAAGGCGCTCAAGAAGGGCTGCGACACGCCGTTCTTTAACAAGAGGGTTTTCGCCAATGCCCGTAAGGTGATGGGCGGCCGCGTGTACGCGatgctcagcggcggcggcccgctCTCGGAGTCCACGCAGGAGTTCATTAACGTTGTCTTTGGCATGGTGATCCAGGGTTGGGGCATGACAGAGAGTGTTgcctgcggcggcatccaGCGCACGGGCAACCTTGAATACAACTGCGTTGGCCAGGTCCTCAAGAcagcggaggtgcagctgtTGGACACGGATGAGTTCAAGCACACGGATCAGCCAGAGCCGCGCGgtgaggtgctgctgcgcggcccCTTCCTCTTCAAGGGCTACTACAAGCAACCGGAGCAGACCAGGGAGGCACTGGACAATGATGGATGGCTCCACACCGGCGACGTGGCCTCCGTAACTCCGAGCGGCACCATGCGCATCGTTGGCCGCGTCAAGGCGCTCGCCAAGAATGCCAACGGGGAGTATTTGGCGCTTGAGATGCTGGAGAGCATCTACGGCACTAACGAGATCACCGTCCCAAacggtgtctgcgtgcttgTCCACCCGCACCGCACCTACATCGCCATCATTGCCGTGACCAATGAGAAGCTGGTGAAGGCGTTCATGAAAAAGCATAAAATCGAAAACGGTGGGTTTCCTGCAATCCTGGACGACGCGGAGTTCTTGAGAGTGGTGCTTCAAAGCCTCCAGAAGACTGCCCGTGACGCGAACCGCTGCTCGTTCGAAGTTGTGCAGGGCGTGAAGCTGCTGAACGAGGAGTGGACACCAGAGAATGGCGTGCTGACGGCCGCCATGAAGCTCAAGCGCCGCGTCATCAGCGAAAACTATGCGGATTTCATCAACAAGCTCTTCGAGAAACAATAGGTGCACGAGCAAGCGTGTGTAGTTTATTGGGTGCCGGCGATGGTTatggaaagagagagagagatggggtTAGAGatgtcctccccctctctcccgccgGTTCAAGCGGCTACGTGGcatggagaagagagggggggtGAGAACGCCGACAGACCAGTAGAGGCTGAGCCACGTGCGAAGGCCCGGCGCTTGCTTTCTCTTTCGTTGTCCCCCGTGTACATGTGTAAGTGACGGGCGCACCGGCTCTCGCTCCatccttcccccctccttgctTCGCCGCAACACGGTTGCTGTATCAGCCCCCGACATACACActcacaaacacacacacgcacgcacgcacgcgcgatgCCGTTGTTTtccggtggtggtggtggtggtggtggtggtcctCTGTTCTCCGAGCGATGTTATCATTGACACGTAGAGCACAAGCGCTGATCTCTCAGACgctctccgcccccccccatgCTCCTTTTGGTTCTGTTATATACGCATAAAATCTGCATCATCTACTCCGTCAGACACATGTTGTCTGGCTCAtcgtcttcctccctccccttccttctctgCTTGTCCCACGTGCCGTCCCGCACACAGCACCGTGTGTaagtgcgtgcgcgccccAGCCGCGACCGTGAACCCCGTGACTCGTATTGCCTTCTGAACATCTtctcccttcttcctctcttgtACGTCCATCTCTACTGGTGACTTCGCTTATCCCGAGCAGTGCTCACTGTCGCGGAGCGgacaaggagagaaagaatgGAAGAGATGATGAACGCGGTGGGGACGCCGGTCAATGTATCACTTTGCCGAGAGGGAGTGTAAAGCGCTTGTGGCGgtacgtgcacgtgcagaGCAGGGCAGAGCAGGGCAGCCGGGGCAGAAGACGTGCAGCGGAGGGCAATGGGTGAGCACTCCGGAGAAATCCATCGGCTGTGCACGACACGACTGGCTGGAATTTTTGTTCCCCACTTTatttttccttttctctgctcTCCCCGTGCCCCGGGAGAACGGGACACACCCATACACGCACTGAGAAGTGCGTAGCATCTCACGGcccagcgcacgcacaccccactctgtctgtgtgtgtgtgtgtgtgtggtgtgtgtgtgtgtgtgtgtgtgtgcgtgtgtgtgtttttcgATTGCCGTGTAAGTGTATCTCTCTTTTACGTGAACTCCTCGCCGCGCTACGCAGAGCAGCGCTCGCGTGCTCCCCCAcacgtgcatgcgcgtgtgtctcctGTACACGCGCATCCACCAAACTGTCGTTGTGTTGCGGCGATGGCACTGCACCAgccgtcctcctcttccttgcATCGCAAGCTAGTAGTGGCGCTTGGAGGAatgagaggggggggggcatggaAGGCGTGCTGGGAGcgttgcgtgcgtgtgcgtgttcaCAGACCTGTATTATGCTTTCTTTCCATGCGTACGCGTCTGTGCGACttggggaagagggggcagagaaggagggggggtgtgatgagagagggagagaggatgCGTGTGTATCGGTGTGGGCGGATGTGTCCGTCCCCGGAGCACCTCTTTTGCTCTTTCTTCGTTCCTCGGacccttctcctccccttccccgcgccgcccgcccAAGGTTGAGGTTCCATGATGTGTGAACGCGTCGCTTGCGCAGTCCTTGCCCGGGCCTCGGTTGTTTGTATGCGAATgtgtcggtggtggcgacgtgcctgcctccccctcctccccctcctccatcctGTGTGTCGCTCTCTCGCAGGCCCACGAGTTTTTCACTTTCCTCTTGTCATCTCGTCTTTTTCCTCCTTCGCCcccgcgccctcctcctcctcctcctccctctttttaAAGGCGGTAACGGCCAcagccacgcacgcgcgcacgtgcgccgcgaAGGATGTTCCACGAGGAAAGGCAGATCAGGGAAAGAGGGCGTACTCGTTTCAAGGCTTTgtggcgtgcgtgggtgtgccgATGGCTCCATCAGTGAACCGCATGGCCTCCTgtcgcccaccaccaccaccaccctcagCGTTCCGATAACTCGCTTCCTCCACTGCCTTCCTTCGCGGCTCTCGGTGTGgcttgctgttgctgttgctgcttgTGGTTGCTGTCGATGTACGTTTATACATCCCTCCGCATGCGCGATTCCCTCTATATCTCTTCGGTTGTTTCCTGTCTTTGTCCGGTGATGCATGCCGACCCCAGTGTGAACGCCTGCATGCGAGTTCGCGTTTCTCGGTTCTCTCTTTCGTGTTAGCGACCTCaactccccaccccacccaccccgccgctgccgcttcggCGTACCCGTgcgagcgcgccggcgcgcgtATCAGCTTGTccgtgtatgcgtgcatgcatgcgtgcgtgcgtcttcACCATGGTGCATCCTTGCTGCCTtctctgccctcccctccccccccccttcttccACTCCCTCACGCATAGACGCGTTGgcggaaggggggggggggcggggtaTGCGTACGCATAACAACGGCGCATCAGCGAAGACGCCATGACCGCTGCCACTTGCCATCGCTCAcccccctcaccctcaccctcactccccaccaccaccaccaccattctcttctctttttcctGCGGAAACAACCTACCCCTGAGCATCTTCGGTGCCCTCTgcccgcctgcctgcctctcTACACTttcgcacgcatgcgtgccactccatcatcgccgccCATCGCCTCCACACAGAGTGCCTGTGCAtggaagggaagagaggaggggaggtcTACACGCACGCAGTAACACACCCTGTCGGGGAACCTtccacccacacatacaagcacgcacacgcgcgtccTTGACGAGAGGGGCACGGAGCTcatgctgcgccgcactgCAAGACGCGCCATGGGCAACAGCCgcttcagcggcagcaaggAGCGGGACCGCATTGAGCaggagcgtcgccgccgtctgctGTACGACGCCGCAGGCAATCTTCAGCTTGGCGGCCTCCTGCTCATGATGTACGACGATTTCAAGAAGCCCGCCGCCATCGGCCTTGGTATGGTTGCCTTCTTATACGGCTATAACCGACTGGTTGTGCGCCTGTctcgagaggaggaggcagagggctTGCAGCTGGACGCGAAGAGCGAGGCAGTGGCCCGGCAGACGGGCAAGCTGAAGGCGGATCGATATCTCGTCAAGCCGAATAGGCAGATCGACGACCCCGACTTTCTCAACATCCCCGCCTTTGGTGGCAGAGGTGTCAGCTCTAGTAAGCTCTTGAGCGATGACAGCGTGAGCGGCGGGGCGCTGCATAGCGAGCGCAAGCGCAGCTGAGCGGCAGTCTCACACACGGAACACGGAAGGAGGCGGCAACAGTTGTAGCCCGCATACGTGGAAAGGGCCACCAGTCGTGCAACCGTCTTCCCTCTACACATGCATCCATCACCTTCACGACGGCCACAGCCATCACCCACTGCACtgtgctctttctctctctctctctctcgctcgctcgctctgcGTGTGCATATATGTGCACTGGAGTGCAGGGCACCGGAGAGGCAGGCAGACAAACCACCACTACCACAAAACAACGTGCGAGATAGCGGAGGCCTGTGTGCTTGCCTCcgccaccccttcccccttcccctaAAGAAGAGGTGAGGGTCGATGAGGCTGTGCAGCACCCGCCCTCATACTCTTTCCATGCATCCTGCGTCTTTAGCGGCGCACGCGTTCGGTGACGCCTCAACTCGCTCGCCCACGCATACTCTTCCTTCTCGCTGtcatctctttctctcactttctctctccaccgccgccgtccgccGTTCACGGGCTTCGCCGCCACTCGCTCCCACGCGGCGCACCCACGAATGCCTGTCTGcctctcacacacgcacctgcaGGCAGAGCGCTTCGTTCTCCCCTCTCGAGCatcctttttcgttttctgttGCCATCCTCTCTTCAACCATGCCGCGTGAGATCAAGACCCTGAAGGAGTTTCTCGCCATCTGCTCCCGCAAGGATGCGCGGTGCGTGAAGGTGAAGCACAACCCCAGCGCCACCAAGTTCAAggtccgctgcagccgctaCCTCTACACGCTGGTCGTGAACGACAAGAAGAAGGCCGACAAGATCGAGCGCTCCATCCACCCGTCCGTGAAGAAGATCGCCGTGACGGCGCGCTCGCACGCCAAAACGAACGCCGGCTCCAAGCAGTAAGAAGACGCCGCAACGATGGCATAGCTGGtaccgtcgtcgtcgcgccACACGCGCTCACAGGCAGATcgacacaagcacacatacgcggagagagaggggcgttGTGGCACTCGTTGTCCGCGGCAGTGCCTGCCCGCGCCCTCTTCATCATTTTtttgtcgtgtgtgtgtgcgtaggcgattgccgcggcggagggaaGCCAGGCTTGGTCGGCCAGGCCACTTTCCAGGCTCGGGAAACAGCGCTCTGTTATGGAAGCAAGTTGGCGGCGAGGCAGGCAAGGGCGGGACgggaggagaggcacacacacccgcctctctgcctgcctgcctgcctgtccCTCTTGCGCACagttgttttcgtttttcaTTTTCGTATGTTTTCTTGGTGGAGCGAGCgggggtagggggaggggcatgAACGTGCGCGCTCATGAGCTTGTATGCGCCCTTGTAAACGGAAGGGAGGGACGATgtggcggcgcgtgcgcgtgcgcgtgagcagcagcgccctcctccctttcctctcacacacatacacacagctATGTGGGCGCACTCAAGTGTGCATCCTCGTCGTTCTACGTAAAGGAAAACAGCAAATTCAAGCATCGCAACACGAGCACCAAAATAACGACCGATCCGTTGAGTCGGACGTGTCATGAGTGGCGCGCGCCTCCCTCACGCGGCCACCTCTCGCGCTGGTGAGCTCGATCATCGCTGTAGGTGGCCTGGGCGGACACGGCAAcgaaagcagcagcgtgtctctctctctctcttagGAATGGGAACGTTCAAGGGTGGGTTGTCGTGGCtgatgtgtgcatgtgctgCTCTCgaagcacaagcacacacacacacgcgtacacgtACAGGCACACCAGTGCGCTCGGTCTGAGACGGCATCCTCgcaactctctctctctctctctttctgaTTACACCTATGCGTCTGCGCTGGCCGGTGCTacgccgtcaccgtcgaAGCTTTCGCGACGTTGAGTCActgctcacacacacacacacacacgcgccccctcccctctcttgtTGTCGTCTCTCACCACGCCTCAGCCGCCGTGCCCGATCGCTTGCGCACCGTGCGCGCTCCCCCGACTCCCTGCCCTCCATATCACATTGCCTCGCTTTCACTCACCGTGCCATGTCTGTTGGTCGGGTGGCGAGGTgcgcgcacctgcgcaaGGGCGTTGCGCGATGTGTggcgcgtgtctgcgcggATGGAGAACGCTGCGGCCAAGTGGCACTCCTCCGCCGGGTGTCATGCGCTGGGAGTGCCATGGCTGCGCAGCCTGGACGTGTCTGCCTCTCAGCGGAGCTGTGCCAGCGATGCTGTGGCGCCGTGGGTCACCGCATCACGGCTGCGGCCAGGGGCGAGGTGCCTCTGTCCGCATCTTTTacagcgtcgcagcagccTACCGTGGAGGATCTCTTTGTGAGACGCTTCGGCACGACCACGTTTGACCGCCGTCGGggcacctccgccaccgaTGCGCCACCGCTTGTCTCGCCAAGCGCAGGCGTGGACGCACTCTTCACGGAACGGTTTCCTGCTCTGACAGCACAGGCTACAGTGGAGAGGATGCACCAAGTGGCCGCGTCTCACGATGCCGCGAAGACACAGTCAGCGATGTGGGATGGTCTTCGGCGGTGCTTCACGTTTCGCGGCCGCCTACCTTCGGCCCGGATCAATAACAGCACGGGTgacacgccgtcgccggcgccaccgcctgccCGCTTCTCTGCGCAGTACCCGCCTGTCGCCAATGAAGCCTCAGGGCTTTCAGCGTCTGGACACCAgtctccgccgcctgcggtGCAGCGCTACTGGCACAGCTACCAGCTGTGGGCATCCCTGCAGCCGCACATCCAGCAGGAGCACCAGGCAAtactgcagctgcgtgccCAGGCGCATGCAGCCAAGATCGCGCAGCAGAAGtccctgcggcagcacctgcaccgcACCGTGTACTGGACTCTGTTCGTGGTGTGCCCGCTGCTGGGGCTGCTGTTCCTGTGGCTAGccatcgacgccgctgcgtaCGGGGCGGAACTGGAGCTACTGCCCTTTGTGAAGTACGACGAAGCACTGCGGGACTTtgccgaggcggagggccaccaccgccagctCATCCGCGGCAAGCGCAACAACGGCGTagcgaagaagaaaaacaTACGCATCGACTAAGCGACGTGGGCATGCGGGGCCGCTCTTgtcctgcacacacacacacacacgcacacacacacctccctcGACCGCGCTCGTAAAACTCTGGAAAGCCTCCCGCGCGAGCCTGTGTATGGCGGTTACGTGTTGTACTTCATCTTCACAAGCAGCAAGCCGGAAAGCCGACGAAGCGAAAAACGGAACGAACAATGGAaaggtgcgtgcgtgcgtgcggagTGATCAGGCGCCTGTCTCGCTCCATCTCCCTTATCGCTGTGCCGCGCTCCCGCCCTCTTCCCTAGCCCAAACCATGAACTCCGCGTTTCACTcaccagccgcggcagctaACCACCcaggtggggggaggggggggggcaccgTTCTCGTTGCCCTCTGGTAGGCGGGTATGAGGCAGACAGCGGAGACAGGGGGGAAGACACCACCCCAACTCGTGCACTTCTGGCCTCTCTCGCATGCGGCAGATGTGTCCGCGCGTGCAGAACACAACACAGACAACATCGGCTCAGCAGCAGTCTCGTCCATGTTGTGCGTCCATATCTTCGTTCTTCTCCCTGTGAGTCCCCATCCAtccactcacacacacgcacacgcgcgcacatgaTCAGCTCCGCACGTGTCCGCTCGatctctcgctctgctcTCCTTCCATATACAGCCCTCCCGCCCTCGCCTTCCTTTCCACTCTCACCACAactctgtctgtctgcctgtaTGTgttacgtgtgtgtgtgtgtgtgtgtgtgtgtgtctggaGGGGAGGCAGCTGTGGCACCTACTGCTCACGTGCCCTCGCTTCCCTCGCACCGCCCAAGCAGCCGCCGTTtctcctcgtcttctcccgcatacgtacacgcgcacaagctCGCCCTTACCCCTCGCCCTCGCAAGCTGCATCGCCAGCCGCGTAAGCATCAAGGAAGCACCCCACGACGGCGActaccgccaccagcgcttGCACGCGTTTCGTGTGTTCTCGTTAAACTGCCACTCGAAGAGCACGCGGGACTCGCGCTGCTGtagaggcgctgcgcacctgTGGTTGTTGTCTGCGGCCCTCCACCTCAGCTGCGGTTCTCGGGCTTCATCCTGCACGCACGTTTTTGCCTTTATCGTCATATCCCCTTCTGGTGACGTGCATGGGTGTCTCGTCGACGGGCACGCGCAGTTCCTCTTCCCAACCCCCTTGACTACGACACCAAGAGAGGGGGGTCGATATCGCCTGCACCGGAGACCGGGTGCCGAAGCGTGGCTGCTGACGCACCCGCGCGGACACGCCGCGTTCGCCCGcgcgcctccctctgcccGCCTGCCTCCTTCGTGCTCTTGAGGGTGTAGCTCGCTCTTGCGCGCCTCAGCGAGAGACACCGAGTGACAGGCGTCTGCGCATATCACCGGCGCCAGAGTAGGGGGGTGGCAagtccttctcttccctgccccctcccccgcgaGTACACCACCACGCTGCCagggcggggggaggggggcggtcATGTCCACTCCTGTCAGTGGAGTAGTCCCGCAGGACCGCTGGCAGCCTCAGCAGAGGGTGAAGGTCTGTCAGTACCAGGACTGCGGCGCCCCCTTCGGCTTCTTCTCCACCAAGGTCaactgccaccgctgcggcatcgTCCTCTGCAGCAAgtgcgccgccaccaagACCGTGATTCCCCGCTACTACAGCAATGAAACCGTTCCCGTCTGCCAGCGCTGCTACCAGGTGGTGGAGCGCTACAAGGAACGCGGGTCAGTGACACCGGGATATGTTGTTCACTCTACCACCATCAGCGCCACGCCGGCTCGATcctcgccggtgccgccactTCACACGACTCCAGCCCTCCGGCCGCATGCACCCTCGCCGCAGCCCGCTTCCGTCGTGTCCACGGCAACACTCGTCCATCCCGTAGAAGAAGACGCAGTGTCCACAAAACCCTCCGTCAGCGAGGCCGACCTGCACGCCCTGCGAAGCATCATCGAGACCCTCCAGCAAGCACTCAACGATGAACAACACAACGCCGCCCTAGCCGCCACGtccgctgccgagcagctccgAACAGCCAAAGAAGAGAACACAGCACTCAAAAGCACCGCAcatctcctgcagcagcgcctagacaccgccacgcagcagcgcgccgagctggaggcacgggtggcacggctggccgcggaccgcgacgaggcgcgccagcagctggccgcgaacgccgaggagctgcagcagcgcctagacaccgccacgcagcagcgcgccgagctggaggcacgggtggcacggctggccgcggaccgcgacgaggcgcgccagcagctggccgcgaacgccgaggagctgcagcagcgcctagacaccgccacgcagcagcgcgccgagctggaggcacaggtggcacggctggccgcggacggcgacgaggcgcgccagcagctggccgcgaacgccgaggagctgcagcagcgcctagacaccgccacgcagcagcgcgccgagctggaggcacgggtggcacggctggccgcggaccgcgacgaggcgcgccagcagctggccgcgaacgccgaggagctgcagcagcgcctagacaccgccacgcagcagcgcgccgagctggaggcacagttggcacggctggccgcggaccgcgacgaggcgcgccagcagctggccgcgaacgccgaggagctgcagcagcgcctagacaccgccacgcagcagcgcgccgagctggaggcacaggtggcacggctggccgcgaacgccgaggagctgcagcagcgcctagacaccgccacgcagcagcgcgccgagctggaggcacgggtggcacggctggccgcggaccgcgacgaggcgcgccagcagctggccgcgaacgccgaggagctgcagcagcgcctagacaccgccacgcagcagcgcgccgagctggaggcacgggtggcacggctggccgcggacggcgacgaggcccgccagcagctggccgcgaacgccgaggagctgcagcagcgcctagacaccgccacgcagcagcgcgccgagctggaggcacaggtggcacggctggccgcgaacgccgaggagctgcagcagcgcctagacaccgccacgcagcagcgcgccgagctggaggcacgggtggcacggctggccgcggaccgcgacgaggcgcgccagcagctggccgcgaacgccgaggagctgcagcagcgcctagacaccgccacgcagcagcgcgccgagctggaggcacaggtggcacggctggccgcgaacgccgaggagctgcagcagcgcctagacaccgccacgcagcagcgcgccgagctggaggcacgggtggcacggctggccgtggaccgcgacgaggcgcgccagcagctggccgcgaacgccgaggagctgcagcagcgcctagacaccgccacgcagcagcgcgccgagctggaggcacaggtggcacggctggccgcggaccgcgacgaggcgcgccagcagctggccgcgaacgccgaggagctgcagcagcgcctagacaccgccacgcagcagcgcgccgagctggaggcacagttggcacggctggccgcggaccgcgacgaggcgcgccagcagctggccgcgaacgccgaggagctgcagcagcgcctagacaccgccacgcagcagcgcgccgagctggaggcacaggtggcacggctggccgcggaccgcgacgaggcgcgccagcagctggccgcgaacgccgaggagctgcagcagcgcctagacaccgccacgcagcagcgcgccgagctggaggcacagttggcacggctggccgcggaccgcgacgaggcgcgccagcagctggccgcgaacgccgaggagctgcagcagcgcctagacaccgccacgcagcagcgcgccgagctggaggcacaggtggcacggctggccgcggaccgcgacgaggcgcgccagcagctggccgcgaacgccgaggagctgcagcagcgcctagacaccgccacgcagcagcgcgccgagctggaggcacaggtggcacggctggccgcggaccgcgacgaggcccgccagcagctggccgcgaacgccgaggagctgcagcagcgcctagacaccgccacgcagcagcgcgccgagctggaggcacaggtggcacggctggccgcgaacgccgaggagctgcagcagcgcctagacaccgccacgcagcagcgcgccgagctggaggcacgggtggcacggctggccgcggaccgcgacgaggcgcgccagcagctggccgcgaacgccgaggagctgcagcagcgcctagacaccgccac
Above is a genomic segment from Leishmania major strain Friedlin complete genome, chromosome 3 containing:
- a CDS encoding putative long chain fatty Acyl CoA synthetase (previous protein_id=AAM68991.1) — protein: MGGAVSFCLQKLNKVSEVEYRPYKEYASYGEQSVPVKGSDDSGRSMIYRMSNTSEEELKRLRDEWYAGGSCLSVLERLCKERGKRTCLAYRKLKTIEKNETTTSDGRKKVLETYVFEPERRTMSYTLFWQNIVDFGRGLHEIGLTKGNTVSIYEETRWQWLCTMYSCWSQGLLVSTVYANLGEDALQYALDEAQCNAIVCNGSKVKDVLAMFKVIEAPKGTKVIYLDELPPSVTSEEYDLYAWSDVVARGKKSEASCRIPSGAESKDELALIMYTSGTTGNPKGVMHTHGSLYCGCMTISQRINDLLGKMKEQEWYCSYLPLAHIMELAVTSVLMMRGVIIGYGSPRTLLDTFAKPCGDLTTYRPLVFVAVPRVFDSMKRAVEEKLPPPGSLKRKIFDKAYEARLKALKKGCDTPFFNKRVFANARKVMGGRVYAMLSGGGPLSESTQEFINVVFGMVIQGWGMTESVACGGIQRTGNLEYNCVGQVLKTAEVQLLDTDEFKHTDQPEPRGEVLLRGPFLFKGYYKQPEQTREALDNDGWLHTGDVASVTPSGTMRIVGRVKALAKNANGEYLALEMLESIYGTNEITVPNGVCVLVHPHRTYIAIIAVTNEKLVKAFMKKHKIENGGFPAILDDAEFLRVVLQSLQKTARDANRCSFEVVQGVKLLNEEWTPENGVLTAAMKLKRRVISENYADFINKLFEKQ
- a CDS encoding conserved hypothetical protein (previous protein_id=AAM68992.1), which produces MLRRTARRAMGNSRFSGSKERDRIEQERRRRLLYDAAGNLQLGGLLLMMYDDFKKPAAIGLGMVAFLYGYNRLVVRLSREEEAEGLQLDAKSEAVARQTGKLKADRYLVKPNRQIDDPDFLNIPAFGGRGVSSSKLLSDDSVSGGALHSERKRS
- a CDS encoding putative ribosomal protein L38 (previous protein_id=AAM68993.1), which gives rise to MPREIKTLKEFLAICSRKDARCVKVKHNPSATKFKVRCSRYLYTLVVNDKKKADKIERSIHPSVKKIAVTARSHAKTNAGSKQ
- a CDS encoding conserved hypothetical protein (previous protein_id=AAM68994.2), with product MAAQPGRVCLSAELCQRCCGAVGHRITAAARGEVPLSASFTASQQPTVEDLFVRRFGTTTFDRRRGTSATDAPPLVSPSAGVDALFTERFPALTAQATVERMHQVAASHDAAKTQSAMWDGLRRCFTFRGRLPSARINNSTGDTPSPAPPPARFSAQYPPVANEASGLSASGHQSPPPAVQRYWHSYQLWASLQPHIQQEHQAILQLRAQAHAAKIAQQKSLRQHLHRTVYWTLFVVCPLLGLLFLWLAIDAAAYGAELELLPFVKYDEALRDFAEAEGHHRQLIRGKRNNGVAKKKNIRID